A genomic window from Lotus japonicus ecotype B-129 chromosome 1, LjGifu_v1.2 includes:
- the LOC130744863 gene encoding uncharacterized protein LOC130744863 — translation MALALNGIVGSISVLASHALVITLSISTGNLHLVCSGVHASHIPVNRQFLWNHLRGVSATITTLWVLVGDFNDTLASTERRGGIFSPSRAQTFLDNLNSYNLLDIGATGMAFISFRNCQGQLPVHKRLDRALASLQWRVDFPKGGVEVLPRLHSDHSPLLLRCGRKIENTGSRPFRFEAAWAMHPLYGDVVQEAWQKGGPNVLEDLHEVKNDSIEFNKKTLGNIFRRKRHVENCMASIQMRLETVDSMALLLKLANLKKEYNDILAQEEMLWFQKSKEKWVKYGDRNTAFFHAQTVTLGVDTSCLPTSGLPTIPAHFIPDLEREVTKEEVYMALQHMGSFKAPGSDGFHAFFYKSYRDVVGDAFYQIRPILNEIISPMQSSFIPGRSTSDNAITLQEIVHHQHKARRKSGNLVFKLDLEKAYDLVDWHFLRETMVAFGFPQSYVTLIMYCVSVSQLAILWNGERLHPFAAKRGLRQGDPLSPYLFVLCMERISSAISTAVQEGRWDPICTVRNGPGLSHVFFVDDVLLFVKAKVSQVAYLCLYSLP, via the exons ATGGCTTTGGCTCTGAATGGTATAGTTGGTTCTATAAGTGTCTTGGCTTCCCATGCTCTGGTAATTACTTTATCTATTTCTACTGGAAATCTTCACTTGGTTTGCTCAGGCGTTCACGCAAGCCATATCCCTGTTAATAGACAGTTTCTTTGGAATCATCTTCGTGGTGTGTCTGCTACAATTACTACTCTGTGGGTTTTAGTGGGTGATTTTAATGATACTTTGGCTTCCACTGAACGACGTGGTGGTATTTTCTCTCCCTCTAGAGCGCAAACCTTCCTGGATAATTTGAATTCTTATAACCTGTTGGATATTGGTGCAACTGGTATGGCCTTCATTTCGTTTCGAAACTGTCAAGGGCAACTTCCTGTCCATAAGCGTCTTGATCGTGCTTTGGCCTCTCTTCAATGGCGGGTTGACTTCCCGAAGGGTGGAGTTGAGGTTCTTCCCAGACTTCATTCAGATCATAGTCCCTTACTTCTTCGTTGTGGGAGGAAGATTGAGAATACAGGAAGTAGACCCTTCCGTTTTGAGGCAGCCTGGGCCATGCATCCTCTGTATGGTGATGTTGTCCAAGAGGCTTGGCAGAAAGGTGGGCCGAATGTGCTGGAGGATCTTCATGAAGTGAAAAATGATTCTATAGAGTTTAATAAGAAGACTCTTGGGAATATTTTCCGGCGCAAGAGGCACGTTGAGAACTGTATGGCGTCTATTCAAATGAGACTAGAAACAGTGGACTCAATGGCTTTACTTCTTAAACTTGCTAATCTCAAGAAGGAATATAATGACATCTTGGCTCAAGAGGAAATGTTATGGTTCCAGAAATCCAAGGAAAAATGGGTAAAATATGGAGATAGGAACACAGCTTTCTTTCATGCTCAAACTGTTACCC TGGGGGTTGATACATCCTGCTTGCCAACGTCGGGATTGCCCACCATTCCTGCACATTTTATTCCAGATCTTGAGCGTGAGGTCACAAAGGAGGAGGTTTATATGGCTCTTCAGCACATGGGGTCTTTCAAAGCTCCGGGTTCAGATGGTTTCCATGCCTTCTTCTATAAATCCTACCGGGATGTGGTAGGTGATGCATTTTATCA AATAAGGCCTATTCTGAATGAGATTATTAGCCCTATGCAGAGTAGTTTTATCCCAGGAAGGAGCACCAGCGATAATGCTATAACTCTCCAGGAGATAGTGCACCACCAACACAAGGCTCGAAGGAAGAGTGGAAACTTGGTTTTTAAACTTGACCTGGAGAAGGCTTATGACCTGGTTGACTGGCATTTCTTGAGGGAAACTATGGTGGCTTTTGGCTTCCCCCAATCTTATGTTACTCTCATTATGTATTGTGTTTCTGTGTCTCAGTTAGCTATTTTATGGAATGGTGAGAGATTGCATCCTTTTGCTGCAAAGAGGGGATTACGACAAGGGGACCCTCTTTCTCCTTATCTTTTTGTGTTATGCATGGAGAGGATTAGTTCGGCTATTTCGACTGCAGTTCAGGAGGGTAGGTGGGATCCCATTTGTACGGTTCGGAATGGACCTGGTTTGTCCCATGTTTTCTTTGTAGATGATGTTCTTTTGTTTGTTAAAGCAAAGGTTAGTCAAGTGGCGTACCTTTgcttgtatagtttgcctt